The following are from one region of the Channa argus isolate prfri chromosome 6, Channa argus male v1.0, whole genome shotgun sequence genome:
- the hif1al gene encoding hypoxia inducible factor 1 subunit alpha, like isoform X1, producing MLGPRKKTRPFLRTSSDQRKLRSRDAARCRRSQETEVFYELARTLPLPRRVSTHLDKAAIMRITLSFLRMRHLLWPSENQREESKEEEVVEEDEDPMDSFYPQALAGFIMVMTEDGDMIYLTENVSKHIGITQLELLGQSIYDFIHPCDQEELRDLLAPRPGLSKKSQTQLQSERNFFLRMKSTLTSRGRTVNLKSATWKVLHCTGHMRPFGDGSTSPSAARVMTLLCEPVPHPSSVEFPLDTHTLLTRHSMDLRFTHCEGRVKELLGYQPADLIGHSAYEFHHALDSDHINKSLHTLLSKGQVSTSLYRFLANNGGFVWAETQATVLYSSKTSQPEAIVCLNFILSAVEQPDVIFSVEQIDCERVPKAEPQSPANTPEDCGITDKCDSEPESERVADSSQAEDGSSNPSDKADVSLKQKEKSDDLLQLAPEAGDTIVPLTGFVELSFASPPSPNMLPDHPQDLCTPQLRRLLAPIFEPITPPSSSSSAFSPEPLLSSCEEEEKEDEEVVMDTSEVEKFFAVWPKDSQQKGQTLDMDGMDLDTLAPYISMDDDFELTFLNNIPEEAKKPLSPSCEPSAVTPTVTVSRKRSHKPDEEIPSKVMIRERQKHDASSIEDELLLGHRLLGCLQETDQADLILDPDPGPGGRSQLLTDRDPILGGEQGLCDTAALMRDVFIPRPPDLSPPLSPMT from the exons ATGTTGggaccaagaaaaaaaacaagaccatTCTTAAG GACAAGTTCGGACCAGAGGAAGTTGCGTTCTCGTGATGCAGCCAGATGCAGGCGGAGTCAGGAAACAGAGGTGTTTTATGAGCTTGCGCGCACTTTGCCACTTCCCCGCAGAGTCTCCACTCACCTGGACAAAGCCGCCATCATGAGAATCACCCTGAGCTTCCTGCGGATGCGTCACCTCCTATGGCCCA GTGAAAATCAGAGAGAAGAGTCTAAAGAGGAAGAAGTAGTCGAGGAAGATGAAGATCCTATGGACAGTTTCTATCCTCAGGCACTGGCAGGCTTCATCATGGTGATGACTGAGGATGGAGACATGATCTACCTGACAGAAAACGTCAGCAAGCACATCGGAATCACACAG CTGGAGCTGCTGGGACAAAGTATTTATGACTTCATTCACCCCTGTGATCAAGAGGAGTTGAGAGACCTGCTGGCTCCACGTCCAG gccTGAGTAAGAAATCACAGACACAGCTGCAGAGTGAAAGAAACTTCTTCCTGCGAATGAAGAGCACACTGACCAGCAGGGGGCGCACTGTCAACCTCAAGTCTGCCACCTGGAAG GTTCTCCACTGCACAGGACATATGCGTCCCTTTGGTGATGGCTCCACGTCGCCCTCTGCAGCCAGAGTAATGACTCTGCTGTGTGAGCCTGTCCCTCACCCTTCCAGCGTGGAGTTCCCTCTGGACACTCACACCCTACTCACCCGCCACAGCATGGACCTGCGCTTCACACACTGCGAGGGCAG GGTGAAAGAGTTGTTGGGATACCAACCTGCCGATCTGATTGGTCACTCAGCCTATGAATTTCATCACGCACTTGACTCTGATCATATCAACAAAAGTCTGCACACGT TGCTGTCCAAaggtcaggtgagcaccagCCTCTACCGTTTCCTGGCAAACAACGGCGGCTTTGTCTGGGCAGAGACCCAAGCGACCGTCCTCTACAGCAGTAAGACGTCGCAGCCTGAAGCCATTGTCTGCCTCAACTTTATACTCAG tGCCGTGGAGCAGCCCGATGTCATTTTCTCTGTTGAGCAAATCGACTGTGAACGTGTGCCTAAAGCTGAACCCCAGTCACCAGCTAATACACCAGAGGATTGTGGGATTACTGACAAGTGTGACTCTGAGCCTGAAAGTGAGCGTGTTGCCGACTCCAGTCAGGCTGAGGACGGATCTTCGAACCCCAGTGACAAAGCAGATGTCTCCTTGAAGCAGAAGGAGAAGTCGGACGACCTTCTCCAGTTGGCACCCGAGGCTGGAGACACCATTGTACCCCTTACAG GTTTTGTTGAGCTGTCATTTGCTAGTCCGCCCAGTCCAAACATGCTGCCGGACCACCCTCAGGATCTGTGCACACCACAGCTGCGTCGGCTCCTCGCACCCATCTTCGAACCCATtacaccaccatcatcatcatcttcagcTTTCTCTCCAGAGCCACTGCTG AGCTCctgtgaggaagaggagaaggaggatgaggaggtggtAATGGACACCAGCGAAGTGGAAAAGTTCTTTGCTGTCTGGCCAAAAGATAGTCAGCAGAAGGGACAGACGCTG GACATGGATGGGATGGATCTGGACACGTTGGCTCCTTACATCTCCATGGATGACGACTTCGAACTGACTTTCCTCAACAATATACCAGAAGAAGCCAAGAAGCCTTTGTCGCCCTCATGCGAACCATCGGCTGTGACACCTACTGTCACCGTGAGCAGGAAACG GAGCCATAAACCAGATGAAGAGATACCGTCTAAGGTGATGATTCgggagagacagaaacatgATGCTTCCTCAATAGAAGACGAGCTTCTTCTCGGCCACAGATTActg GGCTGTCTGCAGGAAACTGACCAAGCAGATCTGATCCTGGACCCAGACCCAGGTCCAGGGGGGCGAAGTCAGCTGCTCACAGATAGAGACCCTATTTTGGGAGGTGAACAGGGTCTCTGTGATACTGCAG CTCTGATGAGGGACGTGTTCATACCTCGCCCGCCTGACCTGTCACCACCTCTCTCGCCCATGACTTGA
- the hif1al gene encoding hypoxia inducible factor 1 subunit alpha, like isoform X2, whose translation MEAKEETVLVKRTSSDQRKLRSRDAARCRRSQETEVFYELARTLPLPRRVSTHLDKAAIMRITLSFLRMRHLLWPSENQREESKEEEVVEEDEDPMDSFYPQALAGFIMVMTEDGDMIYLTENVSKHIGITQLELLGQSIYDFIHPCDQEELRDLLAPRPGLSKKSQTQLQSERNFFLRMKSTLTSRGRTVNLKSATWKVLHCTGHMRPFGDGSTSPSAARVMTLLCEPVPHPSSVEFPLDTHTLLTRHSMDLRFTHCEGRVKELLGYQPADLIGHSAYEFHHALDSDHINKSLHTLLSKGQVSTSLYRFLANNGGFVWAETQATVLYSSKTSQPEAIVCLNFILSAVEQPDVIFSVEQIDCERVPKAEPQSPANTPEDCGITDKCDSEPESERVADSSQAEDGSSNPSDKADVSLKQKEKSDDLLQLAPEAGDTIVPLTGFVELSFASPPSPNMLPDHPQDLCTPQLRRLLAPIFEPITPPSSSSSAFSPEPLLSSCEEEEKEDEEVVMDTSEVEKFFAVWPKDSQQKGQTLDMDGMDLDTLAPYISMDDDFELTFLNNIPEEAKKPLSPSCEPSAVTPTVTVSRKRSHKPDEEIPSKVMIRERQKHDASSIEDELLLGHRLLGCLQETDQADLILDPDPGPGGRSQLLTDRDPILGGEQGLCDTAALMRDVFIPRPPDLSPPLSPMT comes from the exons GACAAGTTCGGACCAGAGGAAGTTGCGTTCTCGTGATGCAGCCAGATGCAGGCGGAGTCAGGAAACAGAGGTGTTTTATGAGCTTGCGCGCACTTTGCCACTTCCCCGCAGAGTCTCCACTCACCTGGACAAAGCCGCCATCATGAGAATCACCCTGAGCTTCCTGCGGATGCGTCACCTCCTATGGCCCA GTGAAAATCAGAGAGAAGAGTCTAAAGAGGAAGAAGTAGTCGAGGAAGATGAAGATCCTATGGACAGTTTCTATCCTCAGGCACTGGCAGGCTTCATCATGGTGATGACTGAGGATGGAGACATGATCTACCTGACAGAAAACGTCAGCAAGCACATCGGAATCACACAG CTGGAGCTGCTGGGACAAAGTATTTATGACTTCATTCACCCCTGTGATCAAGAGGAGTTGAGAGACCTGCTGGCTCCACGTCCAG gccTGAGTAAGAAATCACAGACACAGCTGCAGAGTGAAAGAAACTTCTTCCTGCGAATGAAGAGCACACTGACCAGCAGGGGGCGCACTGTCAACCTCAAGTCTGCCACCTGGAAG GTTCTCCACTGCACAGGACATATGCGTCCCTTTGGTGATGGCTCCACGTCGCCCTCTGCAGCCAGAGTAATGACTCTGCTGTGTGAGCCTGTCCCTCACCCTTCCAGCGTGGAGTTCCCTCTGGACACTCACACCCTACTCACCCGCCACAGCATGGACCTGCGCTTCACACACTGCGAGGGCAG GGTGAAAGAGTTGTTGGGATACCAACCTGCCGATCTGATTGGTCACTCAGCCTATGAATTTCATCACGCACTTGACTCTGATCATATCAACAAAAGTCTGCACACGT TGCTGTCCAAaggtcaggtgagcaccagCCTCTACCGTTTCCTGGCAAACAACGGCGGCTTTGTCTGGGCAGAGACCCAAGCGACCGTCCTCTACAGCAGTAAGACGTCGCAGCCTGAAGCCATTGTCTGCCTCAACTTTATACTCAG tGCCGTGGAGCAGCCCGATGTCATTTTCTCTGTTGAGCAAATCGACTGTGAACGTGTGCCTAAAGCTGAACCCCAGTCACCAGCTAATACACCAGAGGATTGTGGGATTACTGACAAGTGTGACTCTGAGCCTGAAAGTGAGCGTGTTGCCGACTCCAGTCAGGCTGAGGACGGATCTTCGAACCCCAGTGACAAAGCAGATGTCTCCTTGAAGCAGAAGGAGAAGTCGGACGACCTTCTCCAGTTGGCACCCGAGGCTGGAGACACCATTGTACCCCTTACAG GTTTTGTTGAGCTGTCATTTGCTAGTCCGCCCAGTCCAAACATGCTGCCGGACCACCCTCAGGATCTGTGCACACCACAGCTGCGTCGGCTCCTCGCACCCATCTTCGAACCCATtacaccaccatcatcatcatcttcagcTTTCTCTCCAGAGCCACTGCTG AGCTCctgtgaggaagaggagaaggaggatgaggaggtggtAATGGACACCAGCGAAGTGGAAAAGTTCTTTGCTGTCTGGCCAAAAGATAGTCAGCAGAAGGGACAGACGCTG GACATGGATGGGATGGATCTGGACACGTTGGCTCCTTACATCTCCATGGATGACGACTTCGAACTGACTTTCCTCAACAATATACCAGAAGAAGCCAAGAAGCCTTTGTCGCCCTCATGCGAACCATCGGCTGTGACACCTACTGTCACCGTGAGCAGGAAACG GAGCCATAAACCAGATGAAGAGATACCGTCTAAGGTGATGATTCgggagagacagaaacatgATGCTTCCTCAATAGAAGACGAGCTTCTTCTCGGCCACAGATTActg GGCTGTCTGCAGGAAACTGACCAAGCAGATCTGATCCTGGACCCAGACCCAGGTCCAGGGGGGCGAAGTCAGCTGCTCACAGATAGAGACCCTATTTTGGGAGGTGAACAGGGTCTCTGTGATACTGCAG CTCTGATGAGGGACGTGTTCATACCTCGCCCGCCTGACCTGTCACCACCTCTCTCGCCCATGACTTGA